Proteins encoded by one window of Clostridium bornimense:
- the thiF gene encoding sulfur carrier protein ThiS adenylyltransferase ThiF yields the protein MRVKVNEKIIEVNDEATIYGIRNSVKRDSDVIILNGFPIKEDKKLKDGDNLVFIKKGEVPTKDQLEELMMSRHTPGVFRVLKNSTVGVAGLGGLGSNIAIALARVGVGKLVLVDYDVVEPSNLNRQQYYIKHIGMKKTEAIKELLNEINPFISVETVDKYIDKNNIVDIFKECEIVIEAFDNPQCKAELINTILLKTKDKKIIGNSGMAGIFTSNSIETRKINSRFYLCGDGENEAKEGNGLMAPRVSIVAGHAANMAVRLLIGNEEI from the coding sequence TTGAGAGTAAAAGTGAATGAAAAAATAATAGAAGTAAATGATGAAGCAACTATATATGGTATAAGAAATAGTGTAAAAAGAGATAGTGATGTAATTATTTTAAATGGATTTCCAATAAAGGAAGACAAGAAGTTAAAAGATGGAGACAACTTGGTATTTATAAAGAAGGGAGAAGTTCCTACAAAGGATCAATTAGAAGAACTTATGATGTCTAGGCATACTCCGGGAGTTTTTAGAGTATTAAAAAATAGTACTGTTGGAGTGGCTGGACTTGGGGGACTTGGTTCTAATATAGCTATTGCCTTAGCGAGAGTTGGTGTAGGAAAACTAGTATTAGTTGACTATGATGTTGTAGAGCCTAGTAATTTGAATAGACAGCAGTATTATATTAAACATATAGGTATGAAAAAGACAGAAGCTATTAAAGAATTGTTAAATGAAATTAATCCATTTATATCTGTGGAAACTGTTGATAAATATATAGATAAAAATAATATTGTGGATATTTTTAAAGAATGTGAAATTGTAATAGAAGCTTTTGATAATCCACAGTGTAAAGCAGAACTAATAAATACTATTCTATTAAAAACAAAAGATAAAAAGATTATTGGAAATAGTGGTATGGCAGGAATATTTACATCTAATAGTATAGAAACTAGAAAGATAAATTCTAGGTTTTATTTATGTGGAGATGGTGAAAATGAAGCAAAAGAAGGTAATGGTTTAATGGCACCAAGGGTTTCAATAGTTGCTGGACATGCTGCGAATATGGCAGTGAGATTATTAATAGGGAATGAGGAGATTTAA
- the thiS gene encoding sulfur carrier protein ThiS, giving the protein MIINGKQYEYKDITVEELIEKLSLDKNKIVVEVNFNIIPKEEFKTTTLREEDKIEIVAFIGGG; this is encoded by the coding sequence ATGATTATCAATGGAAAGCAGTATGAATATAAAGACATAACTGTAGAAGAACTTATTGAAAAGTTAAGTTTAGATAAAAATAAAATTGTTGTAGAAGTAAATTTTAATATTATTCCTAAAGAAGAATTTAAAACTACAACGCTGAGGGAAGAAGACAAAATTGAAATAGTTGCTTTTATCGGAGGTGGCTGA
- a CDS encoding alkaline phosphatase, translating into MLRKNSKLKFIVTIAATTAIITGIILPVNFTSKENVNAKAANKPKNVILLIADGMSNSATNVARYYKDSQDGIWGNDSLYIDDYLTGYSKTQWNKGPITDSAPGGTALSCGVKSDDSHVGVTPDDIPIASVLEAAQDQGKATGIIATCEIMHATPSDFTAHNASRSDYNSLMKQQIYNNVDVVLGGGDKFLYDKDGNGKRKDDNKDLTEEIKELGYDYITTKDEMNSTTSNKIWGMFADTDMAYEGDRQEFNKEQPTLAEMTNKAIEVLSKDEDGFFLMVEGSKIDWAAHANDTAGMVNDILAYDDAVKTAIEFAKKDKNTVVISTTDHGNSGISIGNSDTTNSYSKMTFDESVGNLKGYKLSKPKFNEIINGKTDEEISGLVEKYFGITNLTVDELALIKAGNIEKVEASRAKLGFTTTGHTGGDVAVYTYAPEGIDVISGVVDNTYIAKYIEKQISLDLAGTTSKRFADISSEISKLGGTIEVDTTDKLNPVAIIKKNNKEVIKLYVNTNVVEAGGKKQSINGVIVYSANKLFASEEIIDLYKGI; encoded by the coding sequence ATGTTAAGAAAGAATAGTAAGTTAAAATTCATAGTAACTATTGCAGCGACTACAGCTATTATTACAGGTATTATACTTCCAGTTAATTTTACATCTAAAGAAAATGTAAATGCAAAGGCAGCAAATAAGCCTAAAAATGTAATTTTACTAATAGCTGATGGGATGAGTAATAGTGCTACGAATGTAGCAAGATATTATAAAGATTCACAAGATGGAATTTGGGGAAACGATTCATTGTACATAGATGATTACTTAACTGGATATTCAAAAACACAATGGAATAAAGGGCCAATAACAGATTCTGCACCGGGAGGAACAGCACTTTCATGTGGAGTGAAAAGTGATGATAGTCATGTAGGAGTTACACCAGATGATATTCCTATCGCTTCAGTATTAGAAGCTGCTCAAGATCAAGGTAAGGCAACTGGAATAATAGCAACTTGTGAAATAATGCATGCTACTCCATCAGACTTTACTGCACATAATGCATCAAGAAGTGACTATAATTCTCTTATGAAACAACAAATATATAATAATGTAGATGTTGTATTAGGTGGAGGAGATAAGTTTCTTTATGATAAAGATGGTAATGGAAAAAGAAAAGATGACAATAAAGATTTAACAGAAGAAATTAAAGAATTGGGATATGATTATATAACTACTAAAGATGAGATGAATAGCACTACTAGCAATAAAATATGGGGAATGTTTGCTGATACTGATATGGCTTATGAAGGAGATAGACAAGAATTTAATAAAGAACAGCCAACATTAGCGGAAATGACTAATAAAGCTATTGAAGTCTTATCAAAGGATGAAGATGGATTCTTCTTAATGGTAGAAGGAAGTAAAATTGACTGGGCAGCACATGCCAATGATACAGCTGGTATGGTAAATGATATTTTAGCATATGATGACGCTGTAAAAACTGCTATTGAATTTGCTAAGAAAGATAAAAATACAGTAGTAATATCTACGACTGATCATGGAAATAGTGGTATTTCTATTGGAAACAGTGATACAACTAATAGTTACTCAAAAATGACTTTTGATGAAAGTGTAGGAAATTTAAAAGGTTATAAGCTTTCAAAACCTAAGTTTAATGAAATTATAAATGGTAAAACTGATGAAGAAATATCAGGTCTAGTAGAAAAATACTTCGGTATAACAAATCTTACTGTTGATGAATTAGCTTTAATTAAGGCTGGAAACATAGAAAAAGTTGAAGCTAGTAGAGCTAAGTTAGGATTTACTACTACTGGACATACTGGTGGAGATGTAGCAGTTTATACTTATGCACCAGAAGGAATTGATGTAATATCAGGCGTTGTAGATAATACTTATATAGCAAAATATATTGAAAAGCAAATAAGCTTAGATTTAGCAGGAACTACTTCAAAAAGATTTGCTGATATTTCTAGTGAAATAAGTAAGTTAGGTGGAACTATAGAAGTTGACACTACTGACAAATTAAATCCTGTAGCTATAATTAAGAAAAATAATAAAGAAGTTATTAAGCTATATGTTAATACAAATGTTGTAGAAGCAGGTGGAAAGAAACAATCTATAAATGGTGTAATAGTATATAGCGCTAATAAATTATTTGCTTCAGAAGAAATAATTGACTTATATAAAGGGATATAA
- a CDS encoding alkaline phosphatase produces the protein MSKKLTILLSTIIVGSMLTMSLSNNVKLDTANAAEGEDKNVIMLMADGMSQEAITLARYYKDAQDGKYGNDTLAMDEIASGATHTAWANGPVTDSAPGGTAYATGNKTNDKYVATSTEDKPLATILEGAKLEGKGTGIVMTCEVPHATPADFTAHTNTRSDYKSILSQQISNDLDVVLGGGIGWKHQYGIENDEEFSNLIDEVKGTIKEEGYDLVETNKDMEKSNSNKLWGMFSDADLDYDFDRQADKTSTQPSVSEMTSKAIDVLNKNEKGFFLMVEGSKIDWAAHANNPVGMISDILAFDEAVKEAVEFAKKDGNTVVVVTTDHGNSGITIGTDAEGFSYSQALFEDTVELFSKAKITEETFKSLISGKTDADIVSLAKEYYGIDLTSEELQNIKENNNNINKVLSLRGKIGFTTGGHTGEDVYLGVYAPTTSKKLTGVVDNTEVNKYMQNMIFNEEKLESLTKELFNNIEDLDKSADTKLEKSEDDSAVVLVNEKTGKTLKLYTNTNKYELDGKVSELTTVMPLIKEKLYVSQEVAQLISTIEKVDNSGATNEESTNGGTINSGTSNEESINSVSTNNEITLNKKPSTITKTGALGAGLLTVGGAGLATVGGALLLRKKKDEEKGMEE, from the coding sequence ATGAGTAAAAAACTAACTATATTATTATCGACCATTATTGTAGGGTCTATGTTAACAATGTCATTAAGCAATAATGTTAAATTGGATACAGCAAATGCAGCTGAAGGTGAGGATAAGAATGTCATTATGCTTATGGCAGATGGTATGAGTCAAGAAGCTATAACATTAGCAAGATATTATAAAGATGCACAAGATGGGAAATATGGTAATGATACATTAGCAATGGATGAAATAGCATCTGGAGCGACACATACAGCTTGGGCTAATGGGCCAGTTACAGATTCAGCACCTGGCGGAACAGCTTATGCGACAGGAAATAAGACGAATGATAAATATGTAGCGACATCTACTGAAGATAAGCCTTTAGCTACTATATTAGAAGGAGCAAAATTAGAAGGAAAAGGAACAGGTATAGTAATGACTTGTGAAGTTCCTCATGCTACTCCTGCAGATTTTACAGCACATACAAATACTAGATCTGATTATAAGTCTATATTAAGTCAACAAATTAGTAACGATTTAGATGTAGTATTAGGGGGAGGGATTGGCTGGAAACATCAATATGGAATAGAGAATGATGAAGAGTTTAGTAACCTTATTGATGAAGTTAAAGGAACAATTAAAGAAGAAGGTTATGATCTAGTAGAAACTAATAAGGATATGGAAAAAAGTAATTCTAATAAGTTATGGGGGATGTTCTCCGATGCGGATTTAGATTATGATTTTGATAGACAAGCAGATAAGACTTCAACACAACCTTCAGTAAGTGAGATGACAAGTAAGGCTATTGATGTATTAAATAAAAATGAAAAGGGATTCTTCTTAATGGTAGAGGGTAGTAAAATTGACTGGGCAGCACATGCTAATAATCCAGTAGGAATGATTTCTGATATATTAGCTTTTGATGAAGCGGTAAAGGAAGCTGTAGAGTTTGCAAAGAAAGATGGAAATACTGTTGTAGTAGTAACTACAGATCATGGAAATAGTGGTATAACTATAGGTACAGATGCAGAAGGGTTTAGTTATAGTCAAGCTCTATTTGAAGATACAGTAGAATTATTCAGCAAAGCAAAAATTACAGAAGAAACTTTCAAATCATTAATAAGTGGAAAAACTGATGCTGATATAGTAAGTCTTGCTAAGGAGTATTATGGGATAGACTTAACTAGTGAAGAATTACAAAACATTAAGGAAAATAATAATAATATAAATAAAGTTTTATCTTTAAGAGGAAAAATTGGATTTACTACTGGTGGACATACAGGGGAAGATGTTTATTTAGGAGTATACGCACCAACAACATCAAAGAAGTTAACAGGAGTAGTAGATAATACAGAAGTAAATAAATATATGCAAAATATGATATTTAATGAAGAAAAGTTAGAATCATTAACAAAAGAGTTATTTAATAATATTGAGGATTTAGATAAGAGTGCAGATACAAAGTTAGAGAAATCAGAAGATGATAGTGCTGTTGTATTAGTGAATGAGAAGACAGGAAAAACTCTTAAACTATATACAAATACTAATAAATATGAATTAGATGGAAAAGTTTCTGAATTAACTACAGTCATGCCATTAATTAAAGAAAAGTTATATGTATCACAAGAAGTGGCACAATTAATTTCAACTATAGAAAAAGTTGATAATAGTGGAGCGACAAACGAGGAATCAACAAACGGAGGAACAATAAATAGTGGAACATCAAATGAAGAATCAATAAATAGCGTATCAACAAATAATGAAATAACTTTGAATAAGAAACCAAGTACTATTACAAAAACAGGAGCATTAGGAGCTGGATTATTGACTGTAGGTGGAGCTGGTTTAGCTACAGTTGGAGGAGCATTACTTCTAAGAAAGAAAAAAGATGAAGAAAAGGGTATGGAGGAATAA
- a CDS encoding formate/nitrite transporter family protein encodes MRDSVLAAMQYGLKKQKMLEKSKGQFFLYAFLGGMFVAFGVLLYLSIGAPFVAAGSPGAKLAMGAAFPLAICLIIFAGGDLFTGNTMAFTIALLEKETTFKDTLKVWLFSYFGNVTGCIVTVFIYVKSKIPSDQLIQYINDTAAHKIHVDFFPLFLRALLCNTLICLLIWAAVRMQTEIGKIAVFFFCILGMIGIGLEHSIANSATLSLSYFLNGGNSLGSILYSMATVTLGNIVGGCFCVGLPYWYLGKKDK; translated from the coding sequence GTGAGAGATTCTGTTTTAGCTGCCATGCAGTATGGTCTTAAAAAACAAAAGATGTTAGAAAAAAGTAAAGGACAATTTTTCTTATATGCATTCCTTGGTGGAATGTTTGTAGCTTTTGGTGTTCTATTATATCTTTCTATCGGTGCACCATTTGTCGCTGCTGGAAGTCCTGGAGCAAAACTTGCTATGGGAGCTGCATTCCCCTTAGCTATTTGTCTTATAATTTTTGCTGGTGGAGATTTATTTACTGGTAACACTATGGCATTTACTATAGCTTTACTTGAAAAAGAAACTACTTTTAAAGATACTTTAAAAGTATGGTTATTTAGTTATTTTGGTAATGTAACTGGTTGTATAGTAACAGTATTTATATATGTTAAATCTAAAATTCCTAGTGATCAATTAATCCAATATATAAATGATACAGCTGCTCATAAAATTCATGTGGATTTTTTCCCTTTATTCTTAAGAGCGTTATTATGTAATACATTAATTTGTCTATTAATTTGGGCTGCTGTAAGAATGCAAACAGAAATAGGTAAGATTGCTGTATTCTTCTTCTGCATTCTTGGAATGATTGGTATCGGACTTGAACACTCTATTGCTAATAGTGCCACTCTTTCTCTTTCATATTTCTTAAATGGTGGAAATTCTTTAGGTAGTATTCTGTATAGTATGGCTACAGTAACCCTAGGGAATATAGTTGGTGGATGTTTCTGTGTCGGACTTCCTTATTGGTATTTAGGTAAAAAAGATAAATAA
- a CDS encoding tetratricopeptide repeat-containing glycosyltransferase family 2 protein encodes MNTISLCLIAKNEEEVIGRCIESVIDIIDEIIVVDTGSTDNTIEIAEKYGAKVYNFTWIDDFAAARNYSFSKASKEYIFWLDADDILIPEDKEKLKELKDSLDSTVDAVSMNYVLAVDENNNPVSSLRRNRVVKRKNNFSWIGKVHEYLEVYGNVISSDISILHQKNKPYTDRNLRIYEGMLKNNDEFSPREQFYYANELFDHGRYDEALDMYRKFVDGKKGWVEDVKSALSKIADCYNYKEDKDMEMKALLEAFEYDMPRPDFCCRIAYRFIEQNKYREAIFWYKAAIDTKPDEDNMALINHAYYTWIPYIQLCVCYANLGDFNTSNYYNEKAAEYIPDHPSVLQNREYLKDKINK; translated from the coding sequence ATGAATACAATAAGTTTATGTTTGATAGCTAAAAATGAAGAAGAGGTAATAGGAAGATGCATAGAATCAGTAATTGATATTATTGATGAAATTATTGTAGTAGATACTGGTTCTACTGATAATACTATTGAGATAGCAGAGAAGTATGGAGCAAAAGTATACAACTTTACATGGATAGATGATTTTGCAGCTGCTAGAAATTATTCATTTAGCAAAGCTAGTAAGGAATATATATTTTGGTTAGATGCAGATGATATATTGATTCCAGAAGATAAAGAAAAGTTAAAAGAATTAAAAGACAGTTTAGATAGTACTGTAGATGCTGTATCTATGAATTATGTATTGGCTGTAGATGAAAACAATAATCCTGTAAGTTCTTTAAGAAGAAATAGAGTGGTAAAAAGAAAAAACAATTTTTCATGGATAGGTAAAGTACATGAGTATCTGGAGGTATATGGAAATGTAATTTCATCTGATATATCAATATTACATCAAAAGAATAAACCATATACAGATAGGAATTTAAGGATATATGAGGGAATGCTTAAAAATAACGATGAATTTTCTCCAAGAGAGCAATTTTATTATGCTAATGAATTATTTGATCATGGTAGATATGATGAAGCTTTAGATATGTATAGAAAATTTGTAGATGGAAAAAAAGGATGGGTAGAGGACGTAAAAAGTGCATTAAGTAAAATAGCGGATTGTTATAATTATAAGGAAGATAAAGATATGGAAATGAAAGCTCTTTTAGAAGCTTTTGAATATGATATGCCAAGACCTGATTTTTGTTGTAGAATAGCATATAGATTTATAGAGCAAAATAAATATAGAGAAGCTATATTTTGGTATAAAGCTGCAATAGATACAAAACCTGATGAAGATAATATGGCATTAATCAATCATGCATATTATACATGGATACCATATATTCAACTTTGTGTATGCTACGCTAACCTAGGAGATTTTAATACATCAAATTATTATAATGAGAAAGCGGCGGAGTATATTCCTGATCATCCCAGTGTTCTTCAAAATAGAGAGTATCTTAAAGATAAAATAAATAAATGA
- the pnuC gene encoding nicotinamide riboside transporter PnuC, translating to MKKFNLFATLTKQEWILWISSIIIITIAFFIKSSGNYLTLVASLVGATSLIFIAKGMVIGQLLMLLFSVLYALISWDFCYYGEMITYLGMTAPMAVLSAIQWIKNPYEGEKGVVKTAKLSKKKVLCLIIMTVIVTWIFYYILLYFNTANMIFSTISIATSFLSAALTFLRSPLYALGYAANDIILIVLWVLATIENKDYLPMIICFIIFLINDFYGYISWRTMEKRQEKGVS from the coding sequence ATGAAAAAATTTAATCTCTTTGCTACGTTAACAAAACAGGAGTGGATATTGTGGATAAGTTCTATAATCATTATTACTATTGCTTTTTTCATTAAGTCGTCAGGAAATTATCTAACATTGGTTGCATCTCTAGTAGGCGCAACGTCCCTTATTTTTATTGCAAAGGGAATGGTAATTGGGCAGCTACTTATGCTATTATTTAGTGTTTTATATGCTTTGATTTCATGGGACTTTTGTTATTATGGTGAGATGATTACTTATTTAGGAATGACAGCGCCAATGGCAGTATTATCAGCAATACAATGGATAAAAAATCCTTATGAAGGGGAAAAAGGAGTTGTAAAGACAGCAAAACTTTCTAAAAAAAAAGTACTCTGCCTGATTATTATGACAGTGATAGTAACATGGATATTTTATTATATTCTATTATATTTCAACACTGCTAATATGATATTCAGTACTATATCTATTGCCACTAGCTTTTTATCAGCCGCTCTTACCTTTTTAAGAAGTCCGTTATATGCATTAGGTTATGCAGCTAATGATATTATTTTAATTGTTCTGTGGGTTCTTGCGACAATTGAAAATAAAGATTATTTGCCTATGATTATTTGCTTTATTATTTTTTTAATAAATGATTTTTATGGTTATATTAGCTGGCGTACAATGGAGAAAAGACAAGAGAAAGGAGTTTCTTAG
- a CDS encoding STAS/SEC14 domain-containing protein, with protein MYHIRDNEGYIEVKIEGEITTNEIEAMKQEGISKINSLTKLTNCLVDATKLEGVDGKVDDDEIERLKELFISSKVNKGALVVDGLISKMKAQVYLRKIKEKEIKVFTDFKDAIAFCKS; from the coding sequence ATGTATCATATTAGAGATAATGAAGGGTATATAGAAGTTAAAATAGAAGGAGAGATTACTACTAATGAGATAGAAGCTATGAAGCAAGAGGGAATTAGTAAGATTAACTCACTAACAAAACTTACTAACTGTTTAGTAGATGCTACAAAGTTAGAAGGAGTAGATGGTAAAGTAGATGATGATGAGATTGAAAGGTTAAAAGAGTTATTTATTAGTAGTAAAGTGAATAAAGGAGCTTTAGTTGTAGATGGATTAATATCAAAAATGAAAGCTCAAGTTTATTTAAGAAAAATAAAAGAAAAAGAAATAAAAGTATTTACTGATTTTAAAGATGCTATAGCATTTTGTAAAAGTTAA
- a CDS encoding glycosyltransferase family 2 protein: MDLSIVIVNYNTKDLLKQTIESVINNTKGIEYEIWVVDNSSKDGSVEMVQEEFKSVKLIASKENLGFPKGNNVAIKKAAGRYILLLNSDTKVIGDNLQNCVNYMDQHKEIGALGCKVELPDGTLDHACKRGFPTPEASLYYFLKLNKIMKNKKKYGAYTAEYLGEDEVGEVDALMGAFMMIPRTVIDKIGMLDEEFFMYGEDIDWCYRIKEAGYKIMYYPKEKIIHYKGSSSKKKKAKTTYEFHRAMILFYRKHYNDKYNIFIKILVYIGIALRMILSMIKNLFKKS, translated from the coding sequence ATGGATTTATCAATAGTAATAGTTAATTACAATACTAAAGATTTACTTAAGCAAACAATAGAATCAGTAATTAACAATACTAAGGGAATAGAATATGAAATTTGGGTAGTAGATAATTCTTCTAAAGATGGGTCGGTAGAAATGGTACAAGAAGAATTTAAAAGCGTAAAACTTATTGCATCTAAAGAGAATCTAGGATTTCCGAAAGGAAATAATGTCGCTATTAAAAAAGCTGCTGGTAGATATATACTTTTATTAAATTCAGATACTAAAGTTATAGGTGATAATTTACAAAATTGTGTTAATTATATGGATCAACATAAAGAGATAGGAGCACTAGGATGTAAAGTAGAGTTACCAGATGGTACATTGGATCATGCATGTAAGAGAGGATTTCCTACTCCAGAAGCATCATTATATTATTTTTTAAAACTTAATAAAATTATGAAGAATAAAAAGAAATATGGTGCATATACAGCGGAATATCTTGGAGAAGATGAAGTAGGAGAAGTAGATGCTTTAATGGGGGCATTTATGATGATACCTAGAACAGTTATAGATAAAATTGGAATGCTAGATGAAGAGTTCTTCATGTATGGAGAAGATATAGATTGGTGTTATAGAATAAAAGAAGCTGGATACAAGATAATGTATTATCCAAAGGAAAAGATTATACACTATAAAGGTAGCTCATCAAAAAAGAAGAAAGCTAAAACTACTTATGAGTTTCATAGGGCGATGATTCTGTTTTATAGAAAGCATTACAATGATAAGTATAATATATTTATTAAAATATTAGTTTATATAGGTATTGCTTTAAGAATGATTTTATCTATGATAAAGAATCTTTTTAAAAAATCATAG
- a CDS encoding undecaprenyl-phosphate glucose phosphotransferase, translating to MIRENQKYFNRLLIVLDIVMIVLSFIMTWCLKFKNPIFIVEGGILTFKEYLMPAMLILPIILIAFSAFKLYSPFRHKSFLEEAWNIITGCFMSMFIFFGCIYILKIQDYSRTFSIVFIVISAIMVIIERGVVRKSLHSMRVKGYNQKHILIVGCSELTIRFLEKINRNKQWGYNVVGLVDDGVYMPKMDEREKEIFSKIERIGSIDDLEEIFSKEDIDEVFITLNIKEYEKLGKIINKSEKYGVRTEIIPDYSKYIPAKPYVEELDGLPVINIRYIPLDNLVNKFVKRTIDIIGSLTLIILFSPIMIGVAIFTKITSPGPIIFKQERVGLNNKIFTMFKFRSMKVQSKEEEKSEWTTENDPRKTKFGSFIRKTSLDELPQFFNVLVGDMSLVGPRPERPYFVDQFKDEIPKYMVKHQIRPGITGWAQVNGLRGDTSIEKRVEYDIYYLENWTFWFDIKILFLTVFKGFVNKNAY from the coding sequence TTGATTAGAGAGAATCAAAAATATTTTAATAGACTATTAATAGTTCTTGATATAGTTATGATAGTATTGTCATTTATAATGACATGGTGTTTAAAATTTAAAAATCCTATATTTATTGTAGAGGGTGGAATTTTAACTTTTAAAGAGTATTTAATGCCAGCAATGTTAATTTTACCTATAATATTGATTGCTTTTTCTGCTTTTAAACTCTATTCGCCTTTTAGACATAAGAGTTTTTTAGAGGAAGCTTGGAATATTATAACAGGATGTTTTATGTCAATGTTTATATTCTTTGGATGTATATACATATTAAAGATACAAGATTACTCAAGAACATTCTCAATAGTATTTATAGTAATCTCTGCAATTATGGTAATTATAGAGAGGGGTGTAGTAAGAAAATCTCTACATTCCATGAGAGTAAAAGGATATAATCAAAAACATATTTTAATTGTAGGTTGTAGTGAGTTAACGATAAGGTTCTTAGAAAAAATAAATAGAAACAAGCAATGGGGCTATAATGTTGTAGGTTTAGTTGATGATGGCGTATATATGCCTAAGATGGATGAAAGAGAGAAAGAGATATTTTCTAAAATAGAAAGAATAGGTTCTATTGATGATTTAGAAGAGATATTTTCTAAAGAAGATATTGACGAAGTATTTATAACATTAAATATAAAAGAGTATGAGAAGTTAGGAAAGATAATAAATAAATCAGAGAAGTATGGTGTTAGGACAGAGATTATTCCTGATTATTCAAAATATATACCAGCGAAACCTTATGTAGAAGAGCTAGATGGATTACCTGTAATAAATATAAGGTATATACCTCTTGATAATTTAGTAAATAAATTTGTCAAAAGAACAATTGATATAATAGGATCATTGACCCTTATAATTTTATTTAGTCCAATTATGATAGGGGTAGCTATATTTACTAAAATAACATCGCCAGGTCCTATAATATTTAAACAAGAAAGAGTCGGATTAAATAACAAAATTTTTACTATGTTTAAATTTAGATCTATGAAGGTGCAAAGTAAAGAAGAAGAAAAATCTGAATGGACTACAGAAAATGATCCTAGAAAAACTAAGTTTGGTTCATTTATAAGAAAAACAAGTTTAGATGAGTTGCCACAGTTTTTTAATGTTTTAGTAGGAGATATGAGTTTAGTAGGGCCAAGACCAGAGAGACCATATTTTGTTGATCAGTTTAAAGATGAAATACCTAAATATATGGTTAAACATCAAATTAGACCAGGTATTACAGGATGGGCTCAAGTAAATGGTCTAAGAGGAGATACATCAATTGAAAAAAGAGTAGAATATGATATTTATTATCTTGAAAATTGGACATTTTGGTTTGATATAAAGATTTTATTTTTAACTGTATTTAAAGGTTTTGTTAATAAAAATGCATATTAG